From the genome of Lotus japonicus ecotype B-129 chromosome 6, LjGifu_v1.2, one region includes:
- the LOC130726420 gene encoding uncharacterized protein LOC130726420 isoform X2 codes for MDLLSESLLKYMYDVCFFSCWMLPLKKDKHCSSTGFVRKKPLSCFMKIHILLIFPREILTIQAKADKEAAGLLLQKYSVMTDDRTTTSCSGKFGEYLVISRPSP; via the exons ATG GACTTGCTTTCTGAAAGTTTGCTGAAGTACATGTATGATGTATGTTTCTTTTCTTGCTGGATGCTTCCGCTCA AAAAGGACAAGCATTGCAGTTCAACTGGTTTTGTGAGAAAAAAGCCCTTGTCTTGCTTCATGAAGATACATATTCTGTTGATTTTTCCAAG GGAGATACTCACTATACAAGCAAAAGCTGATAAAGAGGCGGCTGGTTTACTTCTTCAGAAATACAGTGTGATGACTGATGACAGAACCACTACAAGTTGCTCTGGAAAATTTGGAGAATATTTAGTTATTAGTAGACCATCACCATAG
- the LOC130726420 gene encoding uncharacterized protein LOC130726420 isoform X1, with translation MFHSLLVQDLLSESLLKYMYDVCFFSCWMLPLKKDKHCSSTGFVRKKPLSCFMKIHILLIFPREILTIQAKADKEAAGLLLQKYSVMTDDRTTTSCSGKFGEYLVISRPSP, from the exons ATGTTTCATAGTCTTCTAGTGCAG GACTTGCTTTCTGAAAGTTTGCTGAAGTACATGTATGATGTATGTTTCTTTTCTTGCTGGATGCTTCCGCTCA AAAAGGACAAGCATTGCAGTTCAACTGGTTTTGTGAGAAAAAAGCCCTTGTCTTGCTTCATGAAGATACATATTCTGTTGATTTTTCCAAG GGAGATACTCACTATACAAGCAAAAGCTGATAAAGAGGCGGCTGGTTTACTTCTTCAGAAATACAGTGTGATGACTGATGACAGAACCACTACAAGTTGCTCTGGAAAATTTGGAGAATATTTAGTTATTAGTAGACCATCACCATAG
- the LOC130725453 gene encoding F-box/kelch-repeat protein At3g06240-like, which produces MACKELPEELVVMILVRLPVKSVVRFRCISKGYNALTRGASFVTEHLSHSIAKAKSKSNFLVFHQINKFFISQVSEDEQSSQPTLVDLKPPFIYLENENNIIVHAHSNGIIYLELMGVPRNPNPKILWNPATREVKFLPLPPPTKHVHCNYFHMAHGFGVDPRTNDYKVVNIVVGAEFLLKEDERLSGQVYNLRSDSWKVVNVSVLARYIAKSMFNSYLNGAYHWLAESGEVEFVLCFDMSDDVFWKMNLPQVTPEEKKKFYIRHSNVVVLNERVGYVREYMRSEIRFEIWMMNEYDVEESWVRMFHLLRGPCPENIVEFWKDDGDVEVLGGEEYQPLVLYKIGEQRIMKEFSIRLGIEHRAFRYVESVVRLSDLVNEEA; this is translated from the coding sequence ATGGCTTGCAAAGAGCTACCAGAAGAGTTGGTAGTAATGATCCTTGTTAGGCTCCCTGTAAAGTCTGTGGTACGATTTAGATGCATAAGCAAAGGCTATAATGCTCTCACTAGAGGAGCTAGTTTCGTCACTGAACATCTTTCTCACTCCATTGCCAAGGCAAAAAGCAAATCCAACTTCCTTGTTTTTCACCAAATAAAcaagttttttatttcacaGGTCTCTGAAGATGAACAATCATCACAACCCACCCTTGTTGATTTGAAGCCACCATTCATCTAccttgaaaatgaaaacaacatCATAGTGCATGCTCATTCCAACGGAATCATTTACCTTGAACTGATGGGTGTTCCACGCAACCCGAATCCAAAGATTCTTTGGAATCCAGCCACCAGAGAGGTAAAGTTTCTTCCTTTGCCTCCTCCAACCAAACACGTGCACTGTAACTACTTCCATATGGCGCACGGTTTTGGTGTTGATCCCAGGACAAACGACTACAAGGTCGTGAACATTGTAGTGGGTGCAGAGTTTCTCTTGAAGGAAGATGAAAGGCTTAGTGGTCAGGTATACAACCTTCGCTCTGATTCATGGAAAGTGGTTAATGTTAGTGTCCTTGCAAGATACATAGCTAAATCCATGTTTAATTCTTATCTGAATGGAGCTTATCATTGGTTAGCCGAGTCTGGTGAAGTTGAATTTGTGCTATGTTTTGACATGAGTGATGATGTGTTTTGGAAAATGAACCTACCCCAAGTTACAcctgaggagaagaagaaattcTACATTAGGCATTCAAATGTTGTTGTTTTGAATGAACGTGTTGGATATGTTAGGGAGTACATGCGTTCTGAAATTCGTTTTGAGATTTGGATGATGAATGAATATGACGTGGAAGAGTCTTGGGTGAGAATGTTTCACCTTTTGCGTGGACCTTGTCCTGAAAATATTGTGGAGTTTTGGAAAGATGATGGTGATGTTGAAGTACTAGGAGGGGAAGAGTATCAACCATTGGTTTTGTACAAGATTGGTGAACAACGGATAATGAAAGAGTTTTCTATTCGCTTAGGAATTGAGCATCGTGCTTTTAGATATGTGGAGAGTGTTGTTCGCTTATCTGACTTGGTTAATGAGGAAGCTTGA
- the LOC130722841 gene encoding nudix hydrolase 3: MAEESQPRIEQEEERFDVLTKEGHKTGISKPRGEVHRDGDYHRAVHVWIFAESTQQLLLQRRATCKDSWPDLWDISSAGHISAGDSSLFTARRELEEELGVTLPQDAFELIFIFLQECVINDGKFINNEYNDVYLVTTIDPIPLEAFTLQETEVSEVKYISYEEYKRLLAKEDLDYVPYDVHGQYGQLFDIIEQRYKENTVARSLALQKQLSRYAPISLNVELTGLTDSDKKALVSILKAAAVMDEIFYLQSWYSNPALRDWLKEHADTSELNKLKWSYYLINKTPWSSLDEDEAFLTTADSAIRLLAKATKTVREWKGLEYRAAFPVQKPAGANFYPPDMDKKEFEIWKESLGNDEQKEATSFFSVIKRHSEFILDSHPSNSKAGSSHDLYIVPYSQEYKSLLAKAADLLHKAGDITDSPSLKSLLHGKADAFLSNDYYYSDIAWMELDSKLDITIGPYETYEDKLFGYKATFEAYIGIRDDEATAQLKLFGDNLQLLEQNLPMDSAYKSKDVNAAPIRVIQLLYNAGDVGGPQTLAFNLPNDERIVNDRGTSMVMLKNVSEAKFTHILLPIAAGCIALEQQELVDFESFFTHTICHECCHGIGPHTITLPNGQKSTVRLELQEFHSALEEAKADIVGLWALRFLISQDLLSESLLKSMYVSFLAGCFRSVRFGLEEAHGKGQALQFNWLYEKGAFVLHSEDTFSVDFSKVEGAVESLSTEILTIQAKGDKEAAGLLLQKYGVMTEALQVALKKLENIQVPVDVAPTFATANKILQ; this comes from the exons ATGGCGGAAGAATCTCAACCCCGTATCGAACAAGAAGAAGAGCGTTTCGACGTTCTCACCAAAGAGGGTCACAAAACTGGCATTTCCAAACCGAG AGGAGAAGTTCATCGAGATGGCGATTACCATCGAGCCGTTCACGTCTGGATTTTCGCCGAGAGCACGCAGCAGTTGCTCCTCCAACGCCGCGCCACCTGCAAGGACTCCTGGCCGGACCTTTGGGATATTTCCAGCGCCGGTCACATCTCCGCCGGAGATTCCTCCCTCTTCACTGCCAG GAGGGAGCTTGAAGAAGAGTTAGGTGTAACCCTTCCACAGGATGCATTCGAATTGATATTTATTTTCCTCCAAGAGTG TGTCATAAATGATGGGAAATTCATCAATAATGAATACAATGATGTGTATCTGGTAACAACTATTGATCCTATACCTTTGGAGGCCTTTACACTTCAG GAAACAGAAGTTTCTGAAGTTAAATATATCTCATATGAGGAATATAAAAGGTTACTTGCCAAAGAGGATTTAGACTATGTACCTTATGATGTTCATGGACAATATGGTCAACTATTTGATATAATTGAACAGAG GTACAAAGAAAACACTGTAGCACGCAGTTTGGCTCTACAAAAGCAACTTAGTCGATATGCTCCTATTTCGCTCAATGTGGAG TTGACAGGGCTTACGGATTCAGACAAAAAGGCTCTTGTTTCTATTCTCAAGGCTGCAGCTGTTATGGATGAAATTTTTTATCTGCAG TCGTGGTACAGTAATCCAGCTCTTAGAGATTGGTTGAAGGAGCATGCTGATACATCAGAGTTGAACAAGTTGAAATGGTCCTATTATCTGATTAACAAGACCCCATG GTCTTCCCTTGATGAAGATGAGGCATTTTTGACAACTGCAGATTCAGCAATAAGGTTACTTGCTAAAGCAACTAAGACAGTTAGAGAGTGGAAGGGTCTTGAATACAGAGCAGCATTTCCTGTGCAGAAACCTGCTGGTGCTAATTTCTACCCCCCAGACATGGACAAAAAG GAGTTTGAAATATGGAAGGAAAGTCTGGGAAATGATGAACAGAAAGAGGCAACTAGCTTTTTCAGTGTTATTAAAAGGCACAGTGAATTTATTTTAGATTCTCATCCCTCCAATAGCAAAGCAGGTTCTTCTCATGACTTGTATATAGTTCCTTATTCTCAAGAGTACAAGTCTCTTCTTGCAAAAGCTGCCGATTTGTTGCATAAAGCTGGGGATATTACCGACTCACCAAG TTTGAAGAGTCTGCTCCATGGCAAGGCTGATGCTTTCCTTTCAAATGATTATTATTACTCAGATATAGCCTGGATGGAATTG GACTCTAAGCTGGATATCACAATTGGGCCATATGAAACTTATGAGGATAAACTTTTTGGATACAAG GCTACCTTTGAAGCTTACATTGGAATCAGGGACGATGAAGCAACAGCTCAATTGAAACTCTTTGGTGATAATCTGCAG CTCCTGGAGCAAAACCTCCCAATGGACAGTGCATACAAATCAAAAGATGTGAATGCAGCACCTATTCGTGTTATCCAGCTTCTATATAATGCAGGG GATGTCGGGGGACCGCAAACTCTTGCTTTTAATCTACCAAATGATGAGCGTATTGTAAATGATCGTGGAACATCAATGGTCATGCTTAAGAATGTTTCAGAGGCTAA GTTTACTCATATTCTTCTCCCTATAGCTGCTGGCTGTATTGCATTGGAACAACAAGAACTTGTAGATTTTGAATCGTTTTTTACTCATACAATTTGCCACGAATGCTGCCATGGAATTGGACCTCACACCATAACACTTCCAAATGGTCAGAAGTCTACTGTGAGATTG GAATTGCAAGAATTTCACTCAGCTCTAGAAGAAGCAAAAGCTGATATAGTTGGCCTCTGGGCATTGAGGTTCTTGATCTCCCAG GACTTGCTTTCTGAAAGTTTGTTGAAGTCCATGTATGTTTCTTTTCTTGCTGGATGCTTCCGCTCAGTACGTTTTGGTTTAGAAGAAGCTCACGG AAAAGGACAAGCATTGCAATTCAACTGGTTATATGAGAAAGGAGCCTTTGTCTTGCATTCTGAAGATACATTTTCTGTTGATTTTTCTAAG GTTGAAGGTGCAGTTGAAAGCCTGAGCACGGAGATACTTACTATACAAGCTAAAGGTGATAAAGAGGCTGCTGGTTTACTTCTTCAGAAATACGGTGTGATGACGGAAGCACTACAAGTTGCTCTGAAAAAGTTGGAGAATATTCAG GTACCTGTTGACGTAGCACCTACCTTTGCCACTGCCAACAAAATATTGCAATGA